One genomic segment of Hordeum vulgare subsp. vulgare chromosome 2H, MorexV3_pseudomolecules_assembly, whole genome shotgun sequence includes these proteins:
- the LOC123431184 gene encoding vicilin-like seed storage protein At2g18540: MAASQPNKAKAEWGEEKDATSEEQRLMERAAKKLREEDATEARKKDEEYKARIDEEWQMEIERWRYEARIKENDRKTLEKRKKEWEANFKKMTTEGATKREREHQRFTERVKEEASKMRKREEKEEEERKKKKGKGPCSTQ; this comes from the coding sequence ATGGCAGCttctcaacccaacaaggcaaaagcggagtggggggaggagaaggatgcaaccagtgaggagcagcggttgatggagagggctgcaaagaagttgagagaggaggatgcaACTGAAGCgcggaagaaggatgaggagtatAAGGCAAGGATTGATGAGGAGTGGCAAATGGAAATTGAGCGCTGGAgatatgaggctaggataaaggagaatgacaggaagacgctagagaaacgtaaaaaagaatgggaagctaactttaagaagatgACGACAGAGGGCGCaacaaagagagagcgggagcatcaacgcttcacggagagggttaaggaagaggcttcaaaaatgcgcaaaagggaagagaaagaggaagaagagaggaagaagaagaagggaaaggggccttgctcgacccaaTAG